The nucleotide sequence cgctttgccttctcttctctctctcatttgcgaataagttagccaccatatatgctagtcgcttgctgcagctccacatatatttgccttaccccttcctataagcttaaatagtcttgatcgcgagggtgcgagattgctgagtccctatggctcacagtatactattacaccagatgcaggtccaggtgattccgctccaggtgacgcgtacgagctcaagtgggagttcgacgaggactctcaacgttactatgtgtctcttcctgatgatcagtagtggtgcccagttgggggtgatcgggaccgtgtcgcatgttggtttttcttctattttggcgccgtagtcgggccatgagtgtttggatgatgtatgttatttatgtattttgattgacgtggcgagtgtaagccaactatgtacctccccttttattatttatattacatgggatgctgtgatgattgcctaacttgcgacattgctttcaatgcggttatgtctctaagtcgtgcctcaacacgtgggagctatagccgcatcgagggcgtttcacCAAGTCACATCCCTCCTCCCGCAACCATCGAGCTTCAAAATGGAACTCTCCGCTCCCCCCTCCTGTTAGGTCCCATGTCCACCATGTCCACCACTATGGGCCTGTGATCAGAGTGCCTGGGCAGCTCATTTCGCACACGGAATTCCGAAGACGTCGAGCACCAGTCCACATTAGCAGCCGCCCGCATATGTAACCCTCTGCATTAGTGCAGTTGTTCCACCATGTGAAAGTATCACATTCATAGCCCAAATCACTCATCTTACACCCTTCTAGTGCCTCCCTGAAAGAGTGCATGCATCCCTCCGCCCGATCTACTCCACCCCTCTTCTCCTCATTGCTTAGAATCTCGTTAAAGTCTCCCATACACAACCAGGGTCGCCCATCTTGGTGTTGTTGTTGAAGAAGGTGCATTGTTCTCCATGTTTCCTTCTTCCTACTAGCCTGCGACTCCCCATAAACCCCGGTAAATCTCCATACCACCCCATCCTCCTCCATGATATCGACATCAAGGTGTCTCCTTCCCATAGACCGCAACGAGAGATTTATGCCCCGCTTTCACAGAATAGCTAGTCCTCTACTCCTTCCTTCTGGATTTCTCACACACATATTCACCGGCCCCAACTTCCACCGATACTTCTCCATCTCCTTCTCGAAAAGCTTCGTTTCGCACAAAAACACTACATCGAGATCCTCCGCCCTCTTGAGATCCAAGAGGCCTCGAACTGCCGGGCCGTTCCCGAGtccccggcagttccagcttaCTACTCTCATTGCTCCCGGTGGGGCTGCTCCTGCAGCCCGGCCGATATTGCTTTTGTACCATCAACCACCTCCTGGCATCCGCCCTCCACCCATCCTCCCCCTCTTCATGGCCTCCTCATTCTCTTCCATCTCACCACCTCTCTTCTGCCCACTGACCTTAGGAAAAGGCCCCTTGTTTTCCCCACCTCCCTTCTCCTCCCGTCGTACTTTCTTGTAGGTTTTAGGGACATATCCGTCCTTCTTCTCCTTTCCTTCCTGCTTTGCACGATCCACCTCAGTCTTCTTCCCCTTGTCCAGGCTTGCTTTCTCCTTCCTCAGGCTATCCACAGGGTTTGCAATAGTTGTATCTGCACCTGCCCCACCAATGGCTTTATCACATGCAACATTTACATTTGTTACTATCCCTTCCTCCCCCCGAGCACCGCTTCCTTCCACTTCGCTACCCACTGCCTCGAATTCCAACCTCTTCTTCTGCCCCGATCCTCCTGGAACAATGGCCTTTTTGCTTGGACTGGTCACTTCCTCACCATCCTCCGTCCTCCCTCCGGTCGACCTGGAGTCCGGTTTACGCCATGTGAGGCTATTGCTCCTTGATCTTCCCCATGTCCTGCCACTTCCAAAACTCCTTCCCCCTCCTGAACCACTCCCACTACCGCTGCCTTGTAAGCTGCTCCTCCAAGGTCTCCCTTCATCCCCTCTACGCCTCCCCATATCTGCTCGCATCCATTTCCCGTACTGAGCCTTCTCCCCTTCTTCAGTCTCACCAAGCAGGCCTTATCGACATGCCCCAGCATCCCACACACATAGCAAAAGTCCGGAAGGAACTCATATTCAAATCTACAGAACGGCCTTTCTtcattcttcttcctctcttcttcctccatcCTCTCCTCATcgctctccacctcctcatccacGTAAAAGCCTCGCATAATTGGTCTAGTGATTGGCATGCGGACTTTGATACGTAAGTACCTCCCCATTGCCGAACCATCCGCCCCCGTGCCCATCTCCACATTTGCCCACCAAATTGCCAATGTCCTCTGCCgtgtcctcctccatcttccccaGAGGCAAGCCAAACACCCGGATCCAGATCGAAATATCATCAAACACATACTGCTCAATTCTCTTGCTTGGCACGAAATCCACCATGACAACCAAGTCGTTATCGAACATCCACGGGCCCTCCTCCAATGCCTTCCGTTTCCCCGCTTCCTGCTTGAAGGTGAAGAGAAAAATGTTCTCCCCTAACTCCTTGCAATCCACCCCCTTCAATGGGCACCAGCAGCGTCCCAGCGAGAAACTTATCGCCTCCGGGTGCGCCGGCCGGTCCAACAGAACCTTCCCAATCGCCTGAATCTCCCCTTGCCTCTCCTTCGCCCCCGTCTTCCACCTGATCTTCActcccttcttctcctccttcgacAGCTTCATTTGCTCCATCAAcccagccactttctccatccCTCCTGGTTTCCACTACGCCCCCCCTCCCCCTAGAACGAACCCTAGGATTGTGTTTTACGGTCACGTGCCCTAGGGCGCACGCGAGAGGTTTTATGGTGGGGGACGGGCTCGCAAGCACCACCCGGAGACATGGCGCGATTGCTCTGATCTCCTGGCGGAACGACGGCGAGATCTGAGTCGGCTAGACGGCGGCTAGCGAGGACCGGGGAGGGAGATCAATCGCCTCCGCAATCGCCGGACCTAAACCTAACTGTCACCTAACGTGGGACGGATGACAAATTTCATGCAAAGTTGACCATACATATTCTCGTGATTTTCGTTCTAGCGAAACAAAAAAGAACTATAGGGGGGAAAtcccaagaatccaaactttctgAAAACTGAAGTTCTTCAGACTGAAATAGCCCCGTAGCATGTCTTAGAGACATAGTAGTAAGTAAAAGTCTTAATTTTTTGTATGTACATAACGCCTCCTAGCATATGGTGCATGACTCATGCGTGGTGGATGAGAACTCCATAGAGTCACCAACCAATCCATGCCTTTTTCATCAACAAACATCACGAGTGGTGAGCGCCAGGTGGTTAGAACCGGATCTTGGACTCGACCGGACTACTAACAAGTAACAACTCACTGAGGACTCGGCATTCAGCAACGAGCATGATATGCACACCGGCACGATTCATTCACCAGACGTGCATGCCCGTTGAATTTGATTACAGCTAGTACTTAGACTATTAGGCCCTGGCTAGATCATGCTTTGCATAAGTCCTATGGCCACATGCATGCGTACTGGGACTGCACGATTCTGGCTCAAGCGTAAAAGGTCAATATGGCTCAGGTGTCTCTTCTTTCTGGTTGCTTGGATTTGCAGCTTAAAAAAGGTCCGTGAAAAGTAGGTCGTCCACGTCAAAGTTACCTCCACGTGCCATCGGCGACTTCTACGTGATGCCTCAGTTATCTCATGATTTTCGCCTATCAAGCTTCTTTACTGCGAGCGCTAGGCAGCGTGAAGTAGCTAGATCTTGTGGTTTCGCAGCTTCAAAATTGTCCATCAAAATCAGGCCGTCCAAGTCAAATCAGCTCCACCATCAAATCATCAGCAAATTCAGCAGGACGCGCTGAGTTACCCACTTGTTTTGCGCAGTCAAGTTCCGTCATCTGCAAAAAGTTAGGCCCATGTGATGTTGCAATAATTCTGCGATACCCCTGCGTTCAAGTCAGGTTTCCTTTTATGTGAATTGATTTTCCTATGTACGTACGTACGAACGAATCCTTGCAAGCAGAAGGTGAAAAGGAGGTAGGTACGTACGAACACACGTAGCTAATGACGATTGAGCCAGCGcatactgatccactagaacaccATCTCAAGGGCATCTTCAACACCAACCCCTAAACCGCACGCATGCGTTCAGGTCACGTGATTCAGATTCTGAATGCCATCCAACACGGGTCTGTATTGATCCGCAGTATGGGCAACGCTTTTCCCGCAAACTGAAACCAAACGAGAAGGCTTTGCGTGAATCCAAACACGAGACACGTCGAACTCTTACATCTATGGTCCACCTAAAAAAAGGGCGCTTTTGTAGCACCCCGCACCGTTTCCACGTCAAAATCCCCCACTCCCTATTCTAGAAAAATCCCCCACTCTCTTCTTCCATCCAGCTGCTCATCACCCAATTCCCGTCCTTTTCTCCCACCTTCTTCTTCGCTCCTGCGCGCAtacttttttttgaacacagtacagacgcaagcgctcatataaacgcgcatacactcacccctatgaacgcacacacgcacaccctacccttatgagcacctccgagagactgagccggcatatcatcttgagattttacgaaatcATCGTAGGcacctcgtagtcgacgggaatgtctcctcccactaaaaGTGTATCGCCGAAATTCCTAAAATAAATTcaaaataaatgcgagcatcaaGATTTAAATCctagtgggttggggataccattgTCCGCGCGCATACTGATCCACTACAACACCATCTTAATTCGCACATGCTAGCTAGCCAAGTCAAGAGGAAACATCGAGACAAATGGAGCGTTAAGTTAGCATGGCACGTGTGCATGGGCCTGTGTGAGTGCGAGATGTGACTAGGTGACCTGACCTAGCTAGTGGTGAGGTGGAGATTGGTCACGCATACGTGTGCATGTGCCGGTTTTGCTAAGCTAAGCTACTACTAACTGCTTAGGGCATCTCTAGCCGTTGGCCCTTTCAGGACCCATAAAAATCGCccttgggggcgagccggcgatacaatcggcgctgggggcAGTTTTGCGCtcagtcgtcgcccccaggcgtcgaaattggcccactttgcagcccaatttcggcgaataaagggcccatatgggcgagaataggcccatattcggtgtggtttcgccgtgtctcggtgttcaattatcaacacaattatttcttatcacatatttcatcacagaaaaatcaaatacttcaacaaaatagtacaacaacaaatagttcaatacaaattatatagttcaacaaataaaaactcgtatttcatcacacggcgtctcccttgagcctccataggtgctcaattagatcattctgcagttgatgatgcacctgtgggtctcggatctcctgacgcatactgagataggcagtccaagttgcaggtagctggtgatcaacttcggctagaggaccctgcctgtagtatggttcagtgtcaaacactgggtcttcttgctcgctctcgatgatcatgttgtgcaagatgacacagcaagtcataatctcccacatttgatctttggaccaggtctgagcggggtaccgaacaacagcaaatcgagattggagcacaccaaatgcccgctcgacatccttcctgcaagcctcctgaagcttcgcaaaccaggcgttcttgcctcctgccacagggtttgagatcgtcttcacaaatgttgaccatctcggatagatgccgtcagctagataataccccttgttgtattggtgcccattgatctcgaagttcatcggaggagaatggccctcaacgagcttggcaaaaataggagagcactgcagcacgttgatgtcattgtgagtttctggcaataccaaagaaggagtgccaaatccagaggtcctgtgtggctactgcctcaagcaccacactgcaaccgcctttggcgcctttgtacatcccctgccaaccaaatgggcaattcttccatttccaatgcatgcagtcaatgcttccaagcatcccagaaaatcctcttgctgcattctgggctaggatccgagcagtgtcttccgcattgggtgttctcaagtattgtggcccaaacactgccaccactgcccgacagaacttgtagaaacactctatgctggtggactcggccatgcgcccatagtcgtcgagtgaatcactgggagctccatatgcaagcatcctcatcgctgtcgtgcacttctggatggaggtgaatccaagagcgccagtgcaatccatcttgcacttgaagtagttgtcgaactcccggatggaattcacaatcctgaggaagagctttcggctcatccgataacggcgtcgaaatgttctctcgccatgaagtggagcatcggcgaagtagtcggagtagagcatgcagtagccttggagacgatgccggttccttgctttcatccgccccggcgccgagccacctcgccgcggcttttcattactcgccagcagctgggcgagggcggcgagcaccatgagatgctcttcttcctagacgtcggccgcggcttcctcctccagcagcgtggcgagctcttcctcctcatccgagtccatcaccgaggcaggcaaaacgccgaacaccttgcgctcggtgggcgtgtacccgccgttaaaccgcgccctcgcggccggaaacgcccagctgctgtgggaggggctacgcggcgaagcgctgctattttccggcggggaatggctatctagcggagtagggcggcggccgtcgccgggatatagctagcgGTGGCCGAGGGCacggggggtgcgaggcgagtcgggggaagaaaaccttaACTTTTCCCCTGTCGGTATGGGCtaggcgtgcttttccctagcgccggagcccccaactgctccccagcgcgccgggttcagcCTGTGACCGCCGGAcggaaaaaaggtccgaaccggcgattttcggcgtcctgggggcgcgactgggccgttttttcggcgccggcaccGAGAAAGTGGCCTGAGGGGCCCTGTtggaggcgcggctggagatgcccttattacCGAGTCAAATCAAATGAAGGAATGTGTCTATACCCGCCACACGGCAGGTAGCTGCAAATCGGTTATGAAATGAGGGTCTATGTACTGGGAATTACAtcagacgtactccctccgttccgaattactcgttgcagaaatggatgtatctagatgtattttagttctaaatacatccatttttgAGACGAAtaatttgaaacggaggaagtacgtACGTGTTGCATCGTAATCTCTCGTCAGAGCTTAGTTAATGGCAGCAAATGATGCAGCAGAGTAATTAATCTGCACCAAAACGATACCATGCCTGTTGATACCCGATGAAACCCGCTGTGGTTAGCTGTGGAAGCATCTCTAATTATGGTGAAGCAGGCGGCTAAATTTCGTGTGTTGACCCTTTTCTGGAATCTATTTGAGATTTGATCCTAGTTTAAAAATATTTCGAGATCCGACCCTTTTGTTATCGGTAGAGTCCATGACGGTAGGGTCTAACAGCCTACTACCACAGACTTTGGCGGTAGGAAACATCGCTACCGTCAACCGGGCTGGCGGTAGCCTGCACAACCCTACTGCCAATGGGCTTGACGGTAGGCACGAGCACGCACTGTGGTCAATACTTAGGAGGTTTTTGGCAgtagggcatgcaaccctaccgccagggaccttggcggtaggctgttatatACCCTATCGGCAAGGTCCCTGACGGTAGCAAAAGGGTTAGAtttcgaaaaaaaaatcaaattaggGTGAAATCTCGAATAGATTTTAGAAAAGGAtgaaaacacgaaatttagcccaaGCAGGCGAACGATACTGCTCTGAACCTATTTTTGATGGTGGCTGCCTGCGATTAATTTCCTCTTGGCATCTCATTTCAAGGAAATAATCTGACGCGATTAATCAAATTGCTGGAACCTTTGAGTCTGTACTTGACAGGTCAAGTGGTAGAATAGTGGCACATTTTTTCGCCGTAGAAAATAGGACAAACAGGAAACAGGTATACATTTCTCGTCTAACTTTCGCTGCACGCACAAACTGCCTGGAATAGCATGTAACGTATGCGCATATATAGATCTCCGACTGAGACGTCCACAGGTCGATCGGAGCTTAGCAATCTGCATGACTGTATCTGCCGGTAGACTAATCTAGAGTGTTTCAATCTTTCAGAAGTCAGAAGATTAGGGTGTTTTACCAGTCTAGAGTGAAAGCTATTGGCTATGTCCTGTCTGGGTTTAAACAAGCAAGATCAAGATCCGGGAGATCAACGTCAGAAGATCCGATGTCAATTGCTGTTTAGGTGACAGATCGAGTGACGTGTACTGACTAGTAGTAGAACAGTACTATCGACTAGGCTAACCCATCAGTAAGAAAGTCAGCGCACGAGTTAGACTTGCAGTCAGAGCATATACAAGACATGAAAACTTAAATTTTGGGGTTTGATTTTTCAAAAAGAAACCCTGGCTCTAACAACATACCTACCTGTGCATGGAGGATAACTACTCCATCAAATATATTTCTTCTTTGCACGAAAGGCGTTTGAGATGACCGAACAACATAGTCAGCAACCTCAATGAGCCTATTGCTAGAAactttggtgaaaattttgaagataacattgaggaGGCAAATTGTTTTGTATTGTTGGATCTGCTCAACCTCCCTAATTTTAAGCAAAAAAACTACCTCGCCAAAAAAACTACCTCGCCAAAATTGTTTTGAAATGGAGATATCAGAATCTTCCAATCTGCCACAAGGATCTAATTGCAAGTATCTTGGCCTTTTTCCCATCTTATCCCAACATTCCTTCCCGCTCGATGCGTGGGCCTtggcctcggcctcggcttggtgCCCGCGCATGTGCCCGCCCAGCGCCTTATGTACACCCTGCCCGGTAGCGGCGACGAGCGCCGCCGCGCTCCTGCACTTGGCGCAGTTCTCCGAAGGCGTCAGGTTCAGGTCCAGGCAGATCCCGCCGTCGTCGCACGAGGCCACCACCATCTCGGTCGTCGCCGCTGCCTTGATGCTCGTGGCGCTGGCCCCGGCCACAGCTTCGGCTTCGACGCGGTGCCGGCGCATGTGCCCGCCCAGCGCCTGGCCGACGGCGAACTCGAGCCCGCAGACGGGACACTCGTGCACCCTTGGcctgggcggctgcggcggcgcctGGGGCGCCCGGCGGCCGAGGCAGAGCGCTGcgtcgtcgccgacgccgacgAGTGCGTGCTGCGGGGGTGGGTGCTGGAGCCTGTGGCGCTTGTGGCTGGCGCGGTGTCCTCCGAGCGCCTGGAACGTGGGGAACTGCCGGTTGCACGTCTTGCACTCGAACATGCGGCCGCCGCCCATCGCCTGCGGCGCCCCGGCGACGCCGcgctggtggtgctgctgctgcgCGAGGAGCATGAGCAGGCGGGACGTGTCGAAGCTGCCCAGCTCCACGTCCCACACGCCCCTGCCTCTCTTGCTCATGGCTGATGTCTCTCGAGTCTGGACTCGATCGCTGGCAGGCTAGTCCCCCGATCAAAAGTCGCGGCGAGCTACTCGATCGTGTAAAATCAGTTTCGGCTAATCGGCTGATTACTGCACTGTGTAATGCATATGTGGCTCTGAGTTGTCTTGTCTGGCCGATGTCTCTGTATATATATAGTGCCTACTTGGGGTTTGGTGCACGTAGGAAATGGGGCACGCACGCACAACCACTAGTTCCTACCAAGTCTTTGTTGGAGTACGTACGGCTGGCTTCTAGACGTGGACGTGTGTGCATGTACTTTTCTGGCTGTTTGACCGGTCCCGCGCGGTGTGAGAGTCTACGATACGTACACGTAGTGCCGATCTACGTTCAATCTCGTCATGTGAGTCTAGCTCGTAGCTGGTCTAGTCAACATGTGTGTGTTCGAGCAAGCTGACTCTTCtagagcagccggccggccggctggcaGCCGCGCGCCGCGGCGGAGCGTCTGCGCGGGCGGCGACCTGCCTTTGGTTCATTCGCCGTGCGTGCGTGTTCTACTT is from Triticum aestivum cultivar Chinese Spring chromosome 3A, IWGSC CS RefSeq v2.1, whole genome shotgun sequence and encodes:
- the LOC123057031 gene encoding zinc finger protein ZAT12-like, with amino-acid sequence MSKRGRGVWDVELGSFDTSRLLMLLAQQQHHQRGVAGAPQAMGGGRMFECKTCNRQFPTFQALGGHRASHKRHRLQHPPPQHALVGVGDDAALCLGRRAPQAPPQPPRPRVHECPVCGLEFAVGQALGGHMRRHRVEAEAVAGASATSIKAAATTEMVVASCDDGGICLDLNLTPSENCAKCRSAAALVAATGQGVHKALGGHMRGHQAEAEAKAHASSGKECWDKMGKRPRYLQLDPCGRLEDSDISISKQFWRD